In one Nicotiana tomentosiformis chromosome 6, ASM39032v3, whole genome shotgun sequence genomic region, the following are encoded:
- the LOC104107186 gene encoding uncharacterized protein codes for MASKIQQLQSKACQASQFLAKHGTGYYKQLLEQNKQYIVEPPTVEKCNELSKQLLYTRLASIPGRYESFWKEVDSVKHMWRNRKELKVEDAGIAALFGLECFAWYCAGEIVGRGFTFTGYYV; via the exons ATGGCATCCAAGATTCAGCAACTGCAATCTAAGGCATGTCAAGCTTCACAGTTTCTTGCTAAGCATGGTACTGGCTACTACAAACAGTTGCTGGAGCAGAACAAACAGTATATTGTGGAGCCACCCACTGTTGAAAAATGCAATGAATTGTCCAAGCAGTTGCTCTACACTCGCCTTGCCAG CATCCCTGGCCGTTATGAGTCATTTTGGAAGGAAGTCGATTCTGTGAAGCACATGTGGAGGAATAGAAAGGAATTGAAGGTTGAAGATGCAGGCATTGCTGCTTTGTTCGGCTTGGAGTGCTTTGCATGGTATTGTGCTGGTGAGATAGTAGGAAGAGGATTTACATTCACTGGTTACTATGTCTGA